In the Arthrobacter zhaoxinii genome, one interval contains:
- a CDS encoding DUF1844 domain-containing protein — protein MSTPQSNPAGEATRHSFPGTSAESESAAAAQQEVVEQMRDIAEVPAIEVITTAAVHLMSAAAVKCGLAEGDDAEELKDLDEARKLITALAGFVTAAAPEIGSQHAGPLRDGLRSLQLAFREASILQDAPGKGPGEKFTGPVS, from the coding sequence ATGAGTACCCCACAGAGCAATCCGGCAGGGGAAGCAACCCGCCACTCCTTCCCGGGAACGTCAGCAGAGTCCGAATCTGCCGCTGCAGCGCAGCAGGAAGTTGTCGAGCAGATGCGCGACATCGCCGAGGTGCCGGCCATCGAGGTCATTACGACGGCGGCCGTCCACCTGATGAGCGCGGCAGCCGTGAAGTGCGGCCTGGCCGAAGGCGACGACGCCGAAGAGCTCAAGGACCTGGATGAGGCCCGCAAGCTGATCACCGCCCTCGCCGGTTTTGTCACCGCGGCCGCCCCGGAGATCGGCAGCCAGCATGCCGGGCCGTTGCGCGACGGGCTCCGTTCGCTGCAGCTGGCCTTCCGCGAAGCTTCGATTCTCCAGGACGCTCCGGGCAAGGGCCCGGGCGAGAAGTTCACCGGTCCCGTCAGCTAG